Genomic window (Candidatus Methylomirabilis limnetica):
TTCGTGCCTTGCGAGATAATTTAGAACCTTCAGTCTTCAGCCTTCAGTCTAAACACCTGAGTAGTTACCCCGGAGGAAACATCATAACACGTAATAGACTACGGGGCGAGCCTTGAAGGGCTCGCCCCGTAGGTCCTGCTCTCCGTGCATCAGCCCAGATTAGTAAATATCGTGCACCGTATTGTAGACGTTAAACTTGCCTGTCGGCGTTACAATGCGCGGATCATCGATCCTCGCTACTTCTTGAAGCGTCTTATCATTATAGACGACGATCTCGCTCTTACCGTCTTTCTTCCCCCACACGCTTATCCATACCTCGTCCCCGGCCTTGTTGAACTCGAAATGGACCGCGCGCCCTTTGTCCGAAACCTTCCAGCACTTCGGATCTTTGTCCATGTTCGCTTTCTCGAAGACGCAGACTTGCTTTTGAATTGCCGGGTCACCGTTCAGGGCGTGGTCTACCCAGACATTTTTGCTCTTCGGGTGCGTCTTGATAAACAGGCCGCCGCCTCCCAGGGTCTTGAGCTCCCTCACCTTTTTCCAAGCAGACTCCTTGTGCTTGGCCGGATCGGTTCCGTAGACAGTGACCTTGCCTTCGCCGAGATGCGGTGTGCCATTGACCGGACCGAATTTCGGATCGATCCAGTTGGCGCCACGCCCCGGATGAGGCTTGATTCCGGTTTCGAAGATCGCCTCCAGTTTTCCTTTCTCGACGTCGATCACGACCATCTTGTTCGCCATGTTAGCCGCTACCATGAAGTAGCGTTTGGTGCTGTCCCAGCCGCCGTCGTGCAGAAACTTCTCGCTTTCGATCTGGGTCATTTTGAGGTTCTTGAGATCCGAGTAATCGAAGAGCCAGACAAGCCCGGTCTCCTTGATGTTAATAACCCACTCGGGCTTGAAGTGCGACGCCACAATCGAGGCGACCCGAGGCTCGGGGTGGTACTCCTGGGCATCATAGGTGTTGCTCCGGCTGCTGACGACCTTCAATGGTTCCAGCGTCTGGCCGTCCAACACGATGATCTGCGGCGGCCAATAGCAGCCAATGACAGCGAGCTTGTCGGTGAAGTCACCGAGTTTTCCTTTATACTTGCTCGTGTCGATGGAGCGCGCATCGCTGCATGGCTTCACCTCCGCGATCTTATCCGGAACTTTCATCCACAGATCGATCATCGTCGCTCGGCCATCGCGGCCGATGGTGTACATGTAGCGCCCTGAAAAGGAACTGCGCGAGATATGTACCGCATAGCCGGTCTTGACAATGTTGACGATCTCCTTGGTGTCGCCGTCGATTATCGCCACCTGGCCGGCATCACGGAGGGTCACGGCGAAAAAGTTCTTCCAGTCACGGTTATGTTCGGGCTTTGTGGGTCGCTGGTCTACCGGCACGGTCAGCTTCCAACTTTTCTTCATCTCCGCCATGCCGAGCTCGGGCGGTACGGGCGGGTCGTGCTGGATGTAGCGGGCCATCAGGTCGCTTTCGGCGTCCGAGAGAGTTCCTTGCCGACCCCAGTCCGGCATGCCGCCTCCCGTACCGTTCACGATGAACGCCTTCAGAACAGGAGTTGTTAAGGCACGGGTTTTCGCAGGCAGAAGGTTCGCGCCCGTCGCGCCTTTTCTTAAGACCCCGTGACAGCCCGCGCACCGATCAAAATAGATGCGCTTAGCCGTCTCAAGCTCACCCGCCGCCAGAGGTGGAAGCGGCGGAAGCTCCGGTGCCGCAGGTGCCTGCTGAGCCTGAGCCGGAACGATCCATAGCAACAGGGCTAATACCGCCAACATCGCCTTCCTCACCATGTACTTCTCCTTTTGTTGAATGATGTCCCCGAGACTTTCATGGTTAGCGCTCTCTGATAAGGCATTAATCATGCTCTAGAGTCTACCGCCAGGCCTTTAGAATGCTAAGCAGTGCGTTTCGGTGTCTCATTATATCTCTCACCGCACTACCAAGCACGACGCGCGCTCTTGATGCGGGGCTATATCGCTTGCCACTATCGCTCGGCCTGCACCATCCTGTCAAGAGTTTTCTTCAGCCCCCCCGTGTCGTGCCACCCGAGCCTGGCGTGTACCGCGCAACGGGGCGTGTTGCACATTTCAGTTGAAGCGGCATCGGCGGCAATGGTAGTGTACTCGCAGGACGGCACGCCCACTTCGGGATGGCCGCATACGGATGAACGCGGAGAGACGAGATGTTTCAGACCATTGAATGGACACCAGAGGGCGCCGTCCGGCTTCTGGATCAGCGTCGGTTGCCGGCGGAAGAGGTGTATGTCGAGTGTCGCGATGTGGCGGCCGTCGCACACGCGATCCGGACCATGCAGATCCGCGGGGCTCCGGCGATCGGCGTGGCCGGCGCGATGGGCCTGGCATTAGCGGCGCAGACCATTCGTGCGACGTGTTTTGAGGCATTCTACGCGGAGTTGTTGCGCCAGGGCGA
Coding sequences:
- a CDS encoding cytochrome D1 domain-containing protein; the protein is MVRKAMLAVLALLLWIVPAQAQQAPAAPELPPLPPLAAGELETAKRIYFDRCAGCHGVLRKGATGANLLPAKTRALTTPVLKAFIVNGTGGGMPDWGRQGTLSDAESDLMARYIQHDPPVPPELGMAEMKKSWKLTVPVDQRPTKPEHNRDWKNFFAVTLRDAGQVAIIDGDTKEIVNIVKTGYAVHISRSSFSGRYMYTIGRDGRATMIDLWMKVPDKIAEVKPCSDARSIDTSKYKGKLGDFTDKLAVIGCYWPPQIIVLDGQTLEPLKVVSSRSNTYDAQEYHPEPRVASIVASHFKPEWVINIKETGLVWLFDYSDLKNLKMTQIESEKFLHDGGWDSTKRYFMVAANMANKMVVIDVEKGKLEAIFETGIKPHPGRGANWIDPKFGPVNGTPHLGEGKVTVYGTDPAKHKESAWKKVRELKTLGGGGLFIKTHPKSKNVWVDHALNGDPAIQKQVCVFEKANMDKDPKCWKVSDKGRAVHFEFNKAGDEVWISVWGKKDGKSEIVVYNDKTLQEVARIDDPRIVTPTGKFNVYNTVHDIY